The uncultured Pseudodesulfovibrio sp. genome contains the following window.
GCGGCCTTCGTAGATCAGGTCCAGTATGCCGCTGACGGTCACCGTGTGTTCAATCACGCCAAATCGGTGGCCCGGCGATCGTTGATGGTGTCGGTTGGTCAGCGTGACTTCGAACATTTCCATCCGCGTGGCCGCGTCAAAGGGAAATACGACCCGTATGGCCATATTTTGATCGTTAGGGAAGGGGACCTGCCGGAAGTCTGATCCTTTTTTGTTTTCGAAGAATGACGAAAAGGAGATGTCCAGTCCACTGGCAATCTTCCACAAAGTGGCAATGGTCGGTGCGGACTCCTTGCGCTCTATCTGGCCGAGCATGGCCTTGGACACCCCCGTGAGCAGGGCCGCCTTGTCCAGGCTCAACTCTCTCTCCTTCCGGCATGTCCTTAATCTGTCTGCAATGGAATTTCTGATGTCGTCGGCTGACACGCTTTCTCCTTGTGCGTTATAGCGTCCGGTGCTAGCTTTCCTTTTATGCGTTATAGCGCACAAGAGATGGGTAACAGGACTTCCAGTGCCGGGCAAGAAGAACCGGCTCGGGGAATGAGTATGAGGAGGGCGAGTATGGCAAGGGAATTGAGCAAAAGTGCGCAACGAGTTCAGGATTTTTTGTCAAAACAAGGCGATGACTTTGACGTCAGGGAACTGGAATCGTCGACCAGGACTGCTGTTGATGCGGCCTGTAGCGTCGGTTGTTCCGTGGGCCAGATAGCTAAATCCCTGGTTTTTCGGGATGGTGGTTCAGGAGATCCGGTACTGGTTGTGGCATCTGGAATGAACCGGGTGGATGCGGCCAAGGTACGTGCAGCCGAGTCTCTGGATCTGTGTCGTGCGGATGGAAATTTCGTGAAGGAACGCACCGGGTTCGCCATAGGTGGGATTCCACCTGTAGGGCACACTGTCGCATTGCGCACCATATTGGATCAGGATTTGAAGCAATTCACGGAGATCTGGGCGGCGGCCGGTACGCCGAACGCGGTGTTTCGACTCACTCCCGATCGCCTTGAAGCGCTTACGGGTGGGCGTTGGATCGACCTGCGTGAAGAAAAGTGAGCTATGTCGATATGGTGTTGCATGACAAAATATCGGGCTGCAAGAGCAAGCCGTGTCCTCGGACACGGCTTTTTTTATGAGATTGAACGGTGGCAATGGTCTGGAAAAGGAGGGGGTGGTGCGACCGACGTGGATTTTCGCCACATGTATAGTTTTGGAATG
Protein-coding sequences here:
- a CDS encoding YbaK/EbsC family protein; translated protein: MARELSKSAQRVQDFLSKQGDDFDVRELESSTRTAVDAACSVGCSVGQIAKSLVFRDGGSGDPVLVVASGMNRVDAAKVRAAESLDLCRADGNFVKERTGFAIGGIPPVGHTVALRTILDQDLKQFTEIWAAAGTPNAVFRLTPDRLEALTGGRWIDLREEK
- a CDS encoding XRE family transcriptional regulator; amino-acid sequence: MSADDIRNSIADRLRTCRKERELSLDKAALLTGVSKAMLGQIERKESAPTIATLWKIASGLDISFSSFFENKKGSDFRQVPFPNDQNMAIRVVFPFDAATRMEMFEVTLTNRHHQRSPGHRFGVIEHTVTVSGILDLIYEGRVHRLNPGQSHRFHADVAHQYRAVTDTVVFQNIICYT